The following coding sequences lie in one Buchnera aphidicola (Macrosiphum euphorbiae) genomic window:
- the tusA gene encoding sulfurtransferase TusA, producing MKKKIILNLIGLRCPEPIMIIRKTLRNMKKNEKILVLSDDPTTKRDIPSFCYFMEHQLLKNEIKIKPYRYLLKKGL from the coding sequence ATGAAAAAAAAAATTATATTGAATTTAATTGGACTACGATGTCCAGAACCAATTATGATAATAAGAAAAACGCTTCGTAATATGAAAAAAAATGAAAAAATATTAGTTTTATCAGATGATCCAACAACTAAAAGAGATATTCCAAGTTTTTGTTATTTTATGGAACATCAGTTGTTAAAAAATGAAATAAAAATCAAACCTTATCGTTATTTATTAAAAAAAGGATTATAA
- the lysA gene encoding diaminopimelate decarboxylase — MPQLLNDTKNNLNTKTIKNLIEKYEPPFWVYDSDIIYKKIKLLKKFDVIRFAQKSCSNINILRLMRNKNVKIDAVSLGEIERALLSGFKGNTNEIIFTADILDKKTLSKVVDYKIPVNAGSLDMLKQLGKVSPGHHVWLRINPRFGYGHSKKTNTGGKNSKHGIWEPKKAIPIIKKYELKLIGLHMHIGSGVDYLHLKKVCQSMIKYVVQLNQKISSISVGGGLPVPYKFDDQPIDIKKYFMIWDIARNQISEFLGKKIELEIEPGRFLVAESGILISRVWATKKMGDKNFVLVDVGFNDLMRPTMYGSYHHISVISGDDRNINEIETIDTVVAGPLCESGDIFTQKEGGTVQTRKLPIIKIGDYLIFHDTGAYGAAMSSNYNTRPLIPEILLKNNDSIVIRRRQTIEEILNLEK; from the coding sequence ATGCCACAACTACTAAATGATACTAAAAATAATCTTAATACAAAAACAATTAAAAACTTAATAGAAAAATATGAACCTCCATTTTGGGTTTATGACTCTGACATTATCTATAAAAAAATTAAATTGTTAAAAAAATTTGATGTTATTAGATTTGCTCAAAAATCTTGTTCAAACATTAATATATTGCGTCTAATGAGAAATAAAAATGTAAAAATAGATGCTGTTTCATTAGGTGAAATTGAAAGAGCTTTATTATCTGGATTCAAAGGAAACACAAATGAAATAATCTTTACTGCAGATATTTTAGACAAAAAAACCTTATCTAAGGTAGTTGATTATAAAATACCAGTAAATGCTGGATCTTTAGATATGTTAAAACAATTAGGAAAAGTTTCACCAGGTCATCATGTTTGGTTGAGAATTAATCCAAGATTTGGCTATGGACACAGTAAAAAAACTAATACTGGAGGAAAAAATAGCAAACATGGAATTTGGGAACCTAAAAAAGCAATACCAATTATAAAAAAATATGAATTAAAATTAATAGGTTTGCATATGCATATAGGTTCAGGAGTAGATTATTTACATTTAAAAAAAGTTTGTCAATCTATGATTAAATATGTTGTTCAATTAAATCAAAAAATATCATCTATTTCTGTTGGTGGAGGATTACCTGTACCCTATAAATTTGACGATCAACCTATTGATATAAAAAAATACTTTATGATATGGGATATTGCAAGAAACCAAATATCTGAATTTTTAGGAAAAAAAATTGAATTAGAAATTGAACCTGGAAGATTTTTAGTTGCAGAATCAGGTATTTTGATTTCAAGAGTATGGGCTACAAAAAAAATGGGTGACAAAAACTTTGTTTTAGTAGATGTTGGATTTAATGATTTAATGAGACCAACCATGTATGGTAGCTACCATCATATTTCCGTTATTTCTGGAGACGATAGGAATATTAATGAAATCGAAACAATTGATACTGTTGTAGCAGGTCCTCTATGTGAATCAGGAGATATTTTTACACAAAAAGAAGGAGGAACTGTCCAAACCAGAAAATTACCCATTATAAAAATAGGAGACTATTTAATTTTTCATGACACAGGAGCTTATGGTGCTGCAATGTCATCTAATTATAATACAAGACCACTCATTCCAGAAATATTGTTGAAAAACAATGATTCTATTGTTATTCGCAGACGTCAGACAATTGAAGAAATATTAAATTTAGAAAAATAA
- the nadD gene encoding nicotinate-nucleotide adenylyltransferase: MKKLYVVFGGNFDPIHYGHIYSAEKLAKEISIEKIIFLPNNYPPHRDRTKTSIIDKIKMIKLAIHNNPLFQISYLETKKNHFFYTIDTLKKIREEISYLRPLCFIMGEDNLQKFYLWKDWKKILLYSHLLIYPREHKKNNHNNEFKKWIDFHTVYDLNLLHKKPFGLIYFSHGSSINVSSSRIRKNYSIGKSSYTLLPSIVNNYILSKKLYHND; encoded by the coding sequence ATGAAAAAATTATATGTAGTTTTTGGTGGGAATTTTGATCCTATTCATTATGGACATATTTATTCAGCAGAAAAATTAGCAAAAGAAATCTCTATAGAAAAAATAATATTTTTACCAAACAATTATCCTCCGCATCGAGATAGAACTAAAACATCTATAATAGATAAAATAAAAATGATTAAACTTGCTATTCATAATAATCCTTTATTTCAAATAAGTTATTTAGAAACAAAAAAAAATCATTTTTTTTATACTATAGACACATTAAAAAAAATTAGAGAAGAAATAAGTTATTTAAGACCTTTGTGCTTTATAATGGGAGAAGATAACTTACAAAAATTCTATCTTTGGAAAGATTGGAAAAAAATATTATTATATTCTCACTTGTTAATTTATCCTCGAGAACATAAAAAAAATAATCATAATAATGAATTTAAAAAATGGATTGATTTTCATACCGTATATGATTTAAATTTATTACATAAGAAACCATTTGGTTTAATTTATTTTTCACACGGTTCTTCTATTAATGTTTCTTCTAGTAGAATAAGGAAAAATTATTCTATCGGTAAAAGTTCTTATACACTTTTACCATCTATTGTAAATAATTATATTTTATCAAAAAAATTATATCATAATGATTGA
- the thyA gene encoding thymidylate synthase: MKQYIELIKTIIKIGNKKTDRTGTGTLSVFGYNMKFNLNAGFPLLTTKKCHIPSIIHELLWFLKGDTNIDYLNKNKISIWNNWADKFGDVGPIYGKQWRSWNTPEGNKIDQIKNILIQLKNTPNSRRILVSSWNVGEIDKMKLPPCHVLFQFYVFNNTLSCQLYQRSCDVFLGLPFNIASYSLLIHMIAQQCNLKVGEFLWTGGDVHLYNNHIQLAEKQILRIPRKLPKLIILKKPQSLFQYSFQDFKITEYHPYPSIKGKISV, from the coding sequence ATGAAACAATATATAGAATTAATTAAAACAATCATTAAGATTGGGAATAAAAAGACAGATCGTACAGGAACAGGTACTTTATCTGTTTTTGGTTATAATATGAAGTTTAATTTAAACGCAGGTTTTCCACTTCTCACAACAAAAAAATGTCATATTCCATCTATTATTCATGAACTTCTATGGTTTTTAAAAGGAGACACCAATATTGATTATCTTAATAAAAATAAAATATCAATTTGGAACAATTGGGCAGATAAATTTGGAGATGTTGGTCCAATATATGGAAAACAATGGAGAAGTTGGAATACACCGGAAGGGAATAAAATTGATCAAATAAAGAATATATTGATACAATTAAAAAATACTCCTAATTCACGTAGAATCTTAGTTTCTAGTTGGAATGTTGGAGAAATAGATAAAATGAAGTTGCCTCCTTGTCATGTTCTTTTTCAATTTTATGTTTTTAATAACACATTAAGTTGTCAATTATATCAACGCTCTTGTGATGTATTTCTTGGACTACCTTTTAATATAGCTAGTTATTCATTACTAATACATATGATAGCACAACAATGTAACTTAAAAGTCGGAGAATTTTTATGGACAGGGGGTGATGTTCATTTATACAATAATCATATTCAATTAGCAGAAAAACAGATACTTAGAATACCGCGAAAGCTTCCAAAATTAATAATTCTTAAAAAACCTCAGTCATTATTTCAATATTCTTTTCAAGATTTTAAAATCACTGAATATCATCCTTATCCTTCTATTAAAGGTAAAATATCTGTATAA
- the lgt gene encoding prolipoprotein diacylglyceryl transferase has translation MYIFFPNLNPIIFTIGPISAHWYGFMYIISFLFAIWYGKKRSIKNKKKWYKKKIETLLYAIFLGSCIGGRIGYIIFYNFTYFSQNILCVFYIWEGGMSFHGGLIGAIIVMLYFSFKYKKKILEISDFITPLIPFGLGAGRLGNFINSELWGRVSPNFSYAMIFPNSQYQDLETIKKYPQLKPLLDKYGALPRHPSQLYEFFLEGILLFFIIYFFSKKNRPLGSISGLFLICYGIFRILIEFFREPDPQIGLFKNIITMGQILSFPMIIAGSIIMYQSFYKNRL, from the coding sequence ATGTACATCTTTTTCCCCAACTTAAATCCTATAATTTTTACTATTGGTCCTATTTCTGCTCATTGGTATGGATTTATGTATATTATTAGTTTTTTATTTGCAATATGGTATGGAAAAAAACGCAGTATTAAAAATAAAAAAAAATGGTATAAAAAGAAAATAGAAACACTGTTGTATGCTATTTTTTTAGGTTCTTGCATTGGCGGAAGAATAGGATATATTATATTTTATAATTTTACATATTTTTCTCAAAATATATTGTGTGTATTTTATATATGGGAAGGAGGAATGTCATTTCATGGAGGATTAATAGGAGCTATAATTGTCATGCTGTATTTTTCTTTTAAATACAAAAAAAAAATATTAGAAATATCTGATTTCATCACTCCATTAATACCTTTTGGTTTAGGTGCTGGAAGATTAGGAAATTTTATTAATAGTGAATTATGGGGTCGTGTATCACCAAATTTCTCATATGCAATGATTTTCCCGAATTCTCAATATCAAGATTTAGAAACAATAAAAAAATATCCTCAATTAAAACCATTATTAGATAAATATGGAGCATTACCACGTCATCCTTCTCAATTATACGAATTTTTTTTAGAAGGCATTCTTTTATTTTTTATAATTTATTTTTTCTCAAAAAAAAATAGACCACTAGGTAGTATTAGCGGTTTATTTTTAATTTGTTATGGAATATTCAGAATATTAATAGAATTTTTTAGAGAACCAGATCCTCAAATAGGATTGTTCAAGAACATCATTACTATGGGACAAATATTATCATTTCCAATGATTATTGCGGGATCAATTATTATGTATCAATCTTTCTATAAAAATAGATTATGA
- the corC gene encoding CNNM family magnesium/cobalt transport protein CorC (CorC(YbeX) belongs to the Cyclin M Mg2+ Exporter (CNNM) family, and was characterized as belonging to a set of three proteins, at least one of which must be present for CorA to function.), with product MSNKHLQNCDKINRKGFFSILLNQIFHDEPKNREELLVLIRDSEQNELIDQDTCDMLEGVMHIVKKRIKEIMIPRTQMVTLKLNYNLNKCLDIIIESAHSRFPVMSSDNNYVEGFLIAKDLLPFMQNSTNVFFIKNILRPAVVVPESKYVDRMLKEFRSKRNHMAIVIDEFGAVSGLVTIEDILELIVGEIEDEYDDEETLNIRKLQKCTFSIRALTEIKEFNETFNTNFSDKEVDTIGGLVMKEFGHLPSRGESINIDGYSFKISIADSRKVIQIHVTIPENKIPVLIDTKKN from the coding sequence ATGAGTAATAAGCATTTACAAAATTGTGATAAAATAAATAGAAAAGGGTTTTTTTCTATTCTATTAAATCAAATTTTCCATGATGAACCTAAAAATAGAGAAGAACTATTAGTATTAATTCGAGATTCAGAACAAAACGAACTAATTGATCAAGATACTTGCGATATGTTAGAAGGAGTTATGCATATCGTCAAAAAAAGAATAAAAGAAATTATGATTCCAAGAACACAGATGGTAACATTAAAATTAAATTATAATTTAAATAAATGTCTTGATATCATCATTGAATCCGCACATTCACGTTTTCCAGTTATGAGTAGTGATAATAATTATGTTGAAGGATTTTTAATCGCTAAAGATTTATTACCATTTATGCAAAATTCAACAAATGTTTTTTTTATAAAAAATATATTACGACCTGCTGTTGTAGTTCCAGAAAGTAAATATGTAGATAGAATGTTAAAAGAATTTCGTTCAAAAAGAAATCATATGGCTATAGTAATCGATGAATTTGGAGCGGTTTCAGGTCTGGTTACTATAGAAGATATACTTGAATTAATAGTTGGAGAAATTGAAGACGAATATGATGATGAAGAAACATTAAATATTAGAAAATTGCAAAAATGTACATTTTCTATCAGAGCACTTACAGAAATAAAAGAATTTAACGAAACTTTTAATACTAATTTTAGTGATAAAGAAGTAGATACTATAGGAGGATTAGTTATGAAAGAATTCGGTCATTTACCAAGTCGTGGTGAAAGCATCAATATTGATGGATATTCTTTTAAAATTTCTATAGCAGACAGCAGAAAAGTTATACAAATACATGTAACGATCCCAGAAAATAAAATACCAGTTCTAATAGATACAAAAAAAAACTAA
- the miaB gene encoding tRNA (N6-isopentenyl adenosine(37)-C2)-methylthiotransferase MiaB — protein MKYIYIKTWGCQMNEYDSSMIATLLQKKNKYLLTESANNADILILNTCSIREKAQEKVFHQLGRWKKIKNNNPKVIIAVGGCVATQEGQEIFKRANYVDIIFGTQTLHRLPKMISEVEKKHKLSIDISFPKLEKFKYALKPKNTGYTANVSIMEGCNKYCSFCVVPYTRGSEISRPCDEVLFEISILAKQGVREINLLGQNVNAYQGPTFNGKICYFSELIRLVAEIDGIDRIRFITSNPLEFTDDIIEVYQDTPKLVSFLHLPVQSGSNKILNLMKRSYTVEDYESIIKKLIIARPNIQISSDFIVGFPGESEIDFQKTMNFIKNINFDMSFSFIYSNRPGTPSSKMKDNLDIKEKKRRLYLLQDRINIQTLLWSRKMFGSIQSILVEGVSNKNIMNLYGRTENNRIVTFKGSSKMIGQFVNVKIKKVHTHSLKGELF, from the coding sequence ATGAAATATATATATATAAAAACTTGGGGTTGTCAAATGAATGAATACGATTCATCTATGATAGCTACTTTGTTGCAAAAAAAAAATAAATACCTGCTTACTGAATCAGCAAACAACGCTGATATCTTAATATTGAATACTTGTTCTATAAGAGAAAAAGCTCAAGAAAAAGTTTTTCATCAACTTGGAAGATGGAAAAAAATAAAAAATAACAACCCAAAAGTCATTATTGCTGTAGGAGGTTGTGTAGCAACTCAAGAAGGGCAAGAAATTTTTAAAAGAGCAAATTATGTAGATATCATATTTGGAACTCAAACTTTACATAGATTACCAAAAATGATTTCTGAAGTAGAAAAAAAACATAAATTATCTATTGATATCAGCTTTCCTAAATTAGAAAAATTTAAATATGCTTTAAAACCTAAAAATACAGGATATACAGCAAACGTTTCCATTATGGAGGGATGTAATAAATACTGCTCATTTTGTGTAGTGCCATATACAAGAGGAAGTGAAATCAGTCGTCCATGTGATGAAGTTTTGTTTGAAATATCAATTTTAGCAAAACAAGGAGTAAGAGAAATTAATTTATTAGGACAAAATGTTAATGCATATCAAGGTCCAACTTTTAATGGAAAAATTTGTTACTTCTCAGAATTAATAAGATTAGTCGCAGAAATAGATGGCATTGATAGAATTCGTTTTATTACTAGTAATCCACTAGAATTTACGGATGATATTATCGAAGTATATCAAGACACACCAAAACTGGTTAGTTTTCTACATCTTCCTGTACAAAGTGGTTCTAACAAAATCCTTAATTTAATGAAGCGTTCCTATACAGTAGAAGATTATGAATCTATTATTAAAAAACTAATCATTGCTAGACCTAATATTCAAATTAGTTCTGATTTTATTGTAGGTTTTCCCGGAGAGTCTGAAATAGACTTTCAAAAAACTATGAACTTTATAAAAAATATCAATTTTGATATGAGTTTTAGTTTCATATATTCTAATCGACCTGGAACACCATCTTCTAAAATGAAGGATAATCTTGATATAAAAGAAAAAAAAAGACGTTTATATCTTTTACAAGATCGTATAAATATACAAACACTTTTATGGAGTAGGAAAATGTTTGGAAGCATACAGTCTATTTTAGTAGAAGGTGTCTCTAATAAAAATATTATGAACTTATATGGCCGGACGGAAAACAATAGAATTGTTACTTTTAAAGGTTCATCTAAAATGATCGGACAATTTGTTAATGTAAAAATTAAAAAAGTACATACACACTCACTAAAAGGTGAATTATTTTAA
- the ybeY gene encoding rRNA maturation RNase YbeY, with amino-acid sequence MNFTYRKKNKPTNILSFPCNQFIKRNHKLLGDLVLCKKIIEKESLKYDKLLESHWAHITIHGTLHLLGYDHQNNQETDIMEKIENKIMLSLNYKQPHILKNY; translated from the coding sequence TTGAATTTTACTTATAGAAAAAAAAATAAACCTACAAATATTTTATCATTTCCTTGCAATCAATTTATTAAACGTAATCATAAATTATTAGGAGATTTAGTATTATGTAAAAAAATAATAGAAAAAGAATCTTTAAAATATGACAAATTATTAGAATCACACTGGGCTCATATAACAATACATGGAACACTACATTTGTTAGGATATGATCATCAAAATAATCAAGAAACAGATATTATGGAAAAAATTGAAAATAAAATAATGCTGTCTTTGAATTATAAGCAACCACATATTTTAAAAAATTATTAA
- the holA gene encoding DNA polymerase III subunit delta: protein MKSISPDELKKTLIKKLNYFYIFLGEDIFLSERNQDLILNFAYQKGFLEKVIINIEKDKDYKKINFFYKSKNLFFKKTTLIINFIIKKLNVFMVENIYKTFSLLDSDILIILKFNHLSHFIEKNKLLDKFKEFHIVSCFTPYNLRFINWIKYEIREKNINIEEKAFSLLCKYYEGNTLFIYKILDILYITWPNTYITTEKIKKIIIDFFDLSPLHWVNSIFQGQIEKAIYILKIFYKKKYNHLILVRALQKDLLKLISIKREKKINIHAQLRQHNIWYTRYKFFISAFEKMNNDKLLRAIQILVKIEINIKKKYNNNIWNQLQELTLILCE, encoded by the coding sequence ATGAAAAGTATAAGTCCAGATGAACTAAAAAAAACATTAATAAAAAAATTAAATTATTTTTATATTTTTTTAGGGGAAGATATTTTTTTATCAGAAAGAAATCAAGATTTAATATTAAATTTTGCATATCAAAAAGGATTTTTAGAAAAAGTTATAATCAATATAGAAAAAGATAAAGATTACAAAAAAATCAATTTTTTCTATAAAAGTAAAAATTTATTTTTTAAAAAAACAACCTTAATAATTAATTTTATCATAAAAAAATTAAATGTTTTTATGGTTGAAAATATTTATAAAACATTTTCTTTATTAGATTCAGATATTTTAATAATATTAAAATTTAATCATTTATCTCATTTTATCGAAAAAAACAAATTGCTCGATAAATTTAAAGAATTTCATATAGTTTCTTGTTTTACACCATATAATTTACGTTTTATTAATTGGATTAAATATGAAATACGAGAAAAAAATATAAATATAGAAGAAAAAGCATTTTCTTTGTTATGTAAGTATTATGAAGGAAATACTTTATTTATATACAAAATTCTAGATATACTATATATAACATGGCCTAATACTTATATTACAACAGAAAAAATAAAAAAAATTATTATTGACTTTTTCGATTTATCTCCATTACATTGGGTTAATTCTATCTTTCAAGGTCAAATAGAAAAAGCTATTTATATACTAAAAATTTTTTATAAAAAAAAATATAATCATCTTATTTTAGTACGTGCTTTGCAAAAAGATTTATTAAAATTAATTTCTATTAAACGTGAAAAAAAAATAAATATACATGCACAATTGAGACAACATAACATTTGGTATACAAGATATAAATTTTTTATAAGTGCTTTTGAAAAAATGAACAATGATAAATTATTAAGAGCAATTCAAATTCTTGTAAAAATAGAAATAAATATCAAAAAAAAATATAATAATAATATCTGGAATCAATTGCAAGAATTAACTTTAATATTATGTGAATAA
- the leuS gene encoding leucine--tRNA ligase, with protein sequence MEQEYSPKKIELYVQEYWKKNKTFEVKEDLKKEKYYCLPMLPYPSGKLHMGHVRNYTVSDVIARYQRMIGKNVLQPMGWDAFGLPAEEAAIKSNTSPLSWTKKNIKYMKKQLQSLGFSYDWSREITTCNAEYYHWEQWFFIKLYEKKLVYKKNSLVNWCSYDKTVLANEQVIDGCCWRCQNQIIIKKIPQWFIKIRHYAESLYQDLKKLTHWPENVKNMQRNWIGRVKGFQIKLNVFNTSQKIKVFTNRLDLIMGVTYISISICHKLSLNLSKKNQIIERFIKKYQCISQEELKTVKYIGINTNLFVIHPITEKKIPIWISNFILKEYGTNAVLSIPGHNEHDWNFAVKNNLKIKYVVLNPNHQKYNAHSSFIDIKGILFNSNEFNGLNSKDSSEKIKNILFQKKILKEKINYKLQDWCVSRQRYWGAPIPMATLKNGKILSIPEDELPVVLPTIEQNIDSLKKSINPNSNWAKIFINNKSAIRETDTFDTFMESSWYYARYTCPNFNTGMIDLMASKYWLPVDQYIGGIEHAIMHLMYFRFYHKLLRDFKLVDSDEPVKNLLCQGMVLSEAFYEIDKNLRRNWIHSSSVLIERNSKGEIIKSYNKKGKELFYAGMIKMSKSKNNGIEPELMIQRYGADTIRLFIMFSAPVESSLEWKESGVKGVHRFLKKLWKIIYNYIDIKNTHHKMNFNLLNYQQSHLRCQLHKTISKVTDDISRRKTFNTAISAIMELVNELAKAPIKEEQDKSIMRESLICIIKMLYPFTPHFCFFVWKYFYENKTIDDEKWPVFTENILLKKYNVIIAQINGKTRCTIKIPNNLNKEEVFLQIKSEPIIKKYLKNVNIKKIIYIPKKIINFVI encoded by the coding sequence ATGGAACAAGAATATTCACCAAAAAAAATAGAACTATATGTACAGGAATATTGGAAAAAAAATAAAACTTTTGAAGTCAAAGAAGATTTAAAAAAAGAAAAATATTATTGTCTTCCTATGCTCCCATATCCTTCTGGAAAATTACATATGGGTCATGTTAGAAATTATACCGTTAGCGATGTTATTGCACGATATCAAAGAATGATAGGTAAAAATGTTTTGCAACCAATGGGTTGGGATGCTTTTGGTTTGCCTGCTGAAGAAGCAGCTATAAAAAGTAACACAAGTCCACTTTCATGGACTAAGAAAAACATAAAATACATGAAAAAGCAACTTCAATCGCTAGGTTTTAGTTATGATTGGAGTCGTGAAATCACTACGTGTAATGCGGAATATTATCATTGGGAACAATGGTTTTTTATTAAATTATATGAAAAAAAACTAGTTTATAAAAAAAATAGTTTAGTTAATTGGTGTTCTTATGATAAAACTGTTTTAGCAAATGAACAAGTTATTGATGGTTGTTGTTGGAGATGTCAAAATCAGATAATAATAAAAAAAATTCCACAATGGTTTATAAAAATAAGACATTATGCTGAATCTTTATATCAAGATTTAAAAAAATTAACTCATTGGCCTGAAAACGTAAAAAACATGCAACGAAATTGGATTGGACGAGTAAAAGGATTTCAAATAAAATTAAATGTTTTTAACACTTCTCAAAAAATAAAAGTATTTACTAACAGATTAGATCTTATAATGGGTGTCACATATATTTCAATATCTATTTGCCACAAATTATCTCTTAATTTATCTAAAAAAAATCAAATAATTGAAAGATTTATAAAAAAATATCAATGTATCTCGCAAGAAGAACTAAAAACTGTTAAATATATAGGAATTAATACAAATCTATTTGTTATTCATCCTATTACAGAAAAAAAAATACCAATTTGGATTTCAAATTTTATTCTAAAAGAATATGGTACAAATGCAGTTCTATCTATTCCTGGACATAATGAACACGATTGGAATTTTGCAGTTAAAAATAATCTCAAAATTAAATATGTCGTTCTAAATCCTAATCATCAAAAATATAATGCACATAGTTCTTTTATAGATATAAAAGGAATATTATTTAATTCTAACGAATTTAATGGATTGAATTCTAAAGATAGTAGTGAAAAAATAAAAAATATACTGTTCCAAAAGAAAATATTAAAAGAAAAAATCAATTATAAATTGCAAGACTGGTGTGTATCAAGACAGCGCTATTGGGGAGCCCCTATTCCAATGGCAACATTAAAAAATGGAAAAATATTATCAATACCAGAAGATGAACTACCTGTAGTTTTACCAACAATTGAACAAAATATAGATTCATTAAAAAAGTCTATTAATCCCAATTCTAATTGGGCTAAAATTTTCATCAATAATAAAAGTGCTATTAGAGAAACCGATACTTTTGATACGTTTATGGAATCATCTTGGTACTACGCAAGGTATACTTGTCCAAATTTTAATACAGGCATGATTGATTTAATGGCATCAAAATATTGGCTACCTGTCGATCAATATATTGGTGGAATAGAGCATGCAATTATGCATTTAATGTATTTTAGGTTTTATCATAAATTACTGCGTGATTTCAAATTAGTTGATTCAGATGAACCTGTAAAAAATTTATTATGTCAAGGCATGGTTCTTTCTGAAGCTTTTTATGAAATTGATAAAAACTTACGACGCAATTGGATTCACTCATCATCTGTTTTGATAGAACGTAATTCAAAAGGAGAAATTATTAAATCATACAATAAAAAAGGAAAAGAGTTATTTTATGCAGGAATGATTAAAATGTCTAAATCAAAAAACAATGGAATTGAACCGGAATTAATGATTCAACGTTATGGAGCTGATACAATTCGTTTGTTTATTATGTTTTCTGCTCCTGTAGAATCTTCATTAGAATGGAAAGAATCTGGTGTGAAGGGAGTACATCGTTTTTTAAAAAAACTTTGGAAGATAATATATAATTATATTGACATAAAAAATACACATCACAAAATGAATTTTAATCTTTTAAATTATCAACAAAGTCACTTACGCTGCCAATTACATAAAACTATTTCTAAAGTTACTGACGATATAAGTCGTCGAAAAACATTTAATACTGCCATTTCTGCAATTATGGAATTAGTAAATGAATTAGCAAAAGCTCCGATAAAAGAAGAACAAGATAAATCTATTATGCGAGAATCTTTAATTTGTATAATTAAAATGCTCTATCCATTTACACCTCATTTTTGTTTTTTTGTTTGGAAATATTTTTATGAAAATAAAACAATTGATGATGAAAAATGGCCTGTCTTTACAGAAAATATTTTATTGAAAAAATATAATGTTATTATTGCTCAAATTAATGGAAAAACACGGTGTACTATAAAAATACCTAATAACTTAAATAAAGAAGAAGTATTTTTACAGATAAAAAGTGAACCTATAATAAAAAAATATTTAAAAAATGTTAATATAAAAAAAATAATATATATTCCTAAAAAAATAATAAATTTTGTAATTTAA